A segment of the Cellvibrio sp. KY-YJ-3 genome:
GGCTTTTAATTGTTTGGCATCGGCAAATGCAGTTCCGTAGATGCGCTGCAACATTTTGTTGTTGGAGTCGCCGCGCCAGTAAGCGCCGGAGGTGCGCATCAATTTAAAGTTCAGGCAGAAACGCATGTTGGGCACGTGGGGGCCACGGCACATATCAACGTATTCTTCGTGGTGATACAAACCCGGCGTTGCATCTTTAGGCACGTCGCGGTCCAGGATCTCAAGCTTGTAAGTCTCGCCACGCGCTGAGAAAACATCATAGGCTTCTTGCCAGCTGACTTTCTTTTTCACTACGTCGTATTCGGTTTTAGCCAATTCCAGCATGCGCGCTTCCAGACGGGCAATATCCTCGTCGGTCAGCTTCTGCTCAAGGTCGATGTCGTAATAAAAACCGCTGTCGATGGTTGGGCCGATGGCCATTTTCACATCGGGAAACAGTTGCTTGATTGCATGACCAAGCAAGTGCGCGCAAGAGTGACGAATAATTTCCAAACCGTCTTCGTCTTTCGGGGTGAAAATCACCAGATCCGCATCTTCAGTGATCAAGTCATGGGCATCGACACGCTGACCATTCACACGGCCACCGAGTGTGGCTTTAGCCAGACCAGCGCCGATAGAAGCAGCAACTTCATAAACAGAGACGGGATTATCGAAAGGACGTTTGGAACCGTCGGGGAGAGTAATTACAGGCATGGTAGATCCTTGTCAGTGGTGGCCCCTACGAAAGGTCACGTGATTTTAAGAAAGTAAAAAGTAGGCAAAAACTAAACCCCGCACCTACGATTGTGCGGGGCGACGAGTATAGGGGAGCTTAAGGAGCAGAGGCAACCTCAGCGGGATGACAAGACCAGCCAGCGATTGCGCCATTTAAGTGCTGCAACGCATAGTGTGAACAGTAAGCAGGCAGCCAAGGCGATAAGCACTTCGCGCAGATGCGGTGAAAAAATCACCGTATAGCCCTGCCCTTTGATAAGCGATGAAAAACTGGATACTGCAAAAGGCATCCAGAATAGACGAAATGTTTGCCACGGATTGGCGAGCGGCGATTGGCCATTGCTGACACTCAACATCAACGCAATACCAATCACCACACTGATTCCCAACGCATTAATCCAGATTTTGGGATTGGGATCAAAATGGAAATAGACGGTAACGAAATACCAGATGAGGTAATACCAAAGCACCATTTTCCCGAACGGTAAACGAGAAAAATAACACAATAACGCCGACATATGCCCAATAACCTCCTCTGGATTTATAGCTGCTATTCGTAGCACCTAAAAATACCAGCAGAAAAAGTGCCAGTTCATCCTTAAATTAAAGATTCCAACCACCACCAAGGGATTTATACAATTCCACTGCGGCATTTAAACGGGACAATCGCTGTTGCACCAGAGAATCCTGTGCCTGAAACAAACTGCGCTGAGCCTCAAGAAGTGATAGCAAATCATCTGTTCCTGCACGGTAACGTGCTTCAGACAAACGCAAACTGCGTGCGGCATTGGTGACTATTTCCTGCTGGCTGACCTCCTGCCTGGCACTGATATCAGTGGAAACCAAAGCGTTATCTACCTCTTGCAATGCAACTAAAATCGCTTTGTGGTACTGCAAAACCAACTCCGCGCGACGAGCTTCGCTCAAACGCCTTTGATTGACCAAGCGCCCCCCGTTAAAAATAGTTTGCGCTAGCGACAGCGTCCATCCAGAGGCTTGTGTTGCCGGGTTAAGCGCAAATAATTCACTCGCTGATTTACTCGCACTGACACTAAAACTAATACCTGGCAATAGCGCTGCACGTGCCGCATGAATATCTGCATCAGCCGCTGCCAAATCAGCTTCGCGCGCGGCCAAATCCGGGCGACGCGCAATCAACTCTGCCGGTGTACCGGGTGTAATTTGCGGCACAGCTACTGCGAGTAAATTTTCTGCAATCAGCACAAATTCTTGTGGCGTTTTTCCCAACAAAATTGCAAGGGCTGATTGCGTTTGCCGCGCTTGCAATTCAAGCGGAAAAAGTGCTGCTCGCTGCGTTAACAGGTTGTTTTTTTGTTGCGCCACATCAGCAGCAGTGGCTGCACCATTGCGAAAACGTGCATCAACTATGCGCTGCACACGCTCGGCAATAACGATATTTTTTTGCGCCGTCACGATCCGCTCCTGCAAGGCCAACCATTGAAACCAACCGCTGGCGATAGCCGCTTTTATGCTCAGCGCAGCCGCATCCTGATCATAACGTGTTGCGTCAAAACCCGCTTTAACAGCAGACCTATTGGCAGCCAACCCACCCCATAAATCCACCTCGTAATTCACACCAATACTGGCACGTGTGGATTCACCACGTTCACTTCCCTGCCCATCCGCTTTAGTGCGCGACTCACCGGAAGATGCAGTGGCAGTTAATGACGGAAACAAAGTCGCGTTGGCAATGCGCATTTGCAATTCAGCTTGACGCACACGCTCGGCAGAGATCAGTAAGTCGGGGCTTTGTTGCTGCGCAAGCTGGATTAATTCATTTAGTGTTGGCGATGCAAATGCCTGCCACCAATCACTGTCGCCTTGGATTGCGGCGGCATTATTAAGGGTTGCAGAATAAGCATTAGCATAATTAATGACTGGCTTTTCTGATGGGGCAGCACTGCATGCTGACAACAGAATCATGCAGGAAGCCAGTGCAATTTTTTTACTGAACAAGTACATAAACTACTCCGAAGCCAAAGCGGTAACAGGATCAAGCCGAGCCGCTTTCCGCGCAGGTAAATAGCCGAACAGCAAACCAGTTAAAAAAGCACAGCTAAATGCCATCACAATCGGTGTCAATGAATAGGCAACGGTTGTACCCAAATAACTTACCAACATGGCCACACCCAAGCCCAGTGCCACACCCAGCACTCCACCAAGCGCAGACACCACCAATGCTTCAATTAAAAATTGTTGCATTATGTGGCGGGTGCGCGCACCGGTGGCCATGCGAATACCAATTTCGCGAGTACGCTCGGTTACACTAACTAGCATGATATTCATTACACCAATGCCACCTACCAGCAGTGAAATAGCGGCGATAGAACCCAACAAAACTGTCATGGTATTTTGTGTTTCAGAGACCATATCAATCAGCGATGACATACTGCGAATTTGGAAATCTTCAGTGCCGTGCCGTTCCATCAATAACGCATGTACACGAGTTTGCACAGCCTCCATATTTTTCTCATCATCAACCGAGATTGTTATGTTGCGCAAAAAGCGCTGACCAATCACCCTTAAGCTACCGGTTTTAAACGGCACAAAAACCTTATCATCCTGATCCTGGCCACCAGGATCAGCGCCACGCTCACTCATAACACCTATGACTTGAAATAACACATTATTGATAATAATAAATTTGCCAATCGCATCTTGTTGTGGAAATAATTTAGTAGCTACTGTTTTTCCCAACACCACCACTGTCGCATAATTTCTATCATCTTCTTCGCTAAAGAAAGTTCCTTGGGCAACATCCCATTTTCGCGCGTGAGGGAATTGTGCCGCCGTAGCATTTACTTCTGTGGTGTGATCCACATTGCCATAACGCAAGGTAAACTGACCGTTTAGCTCAGGCAATGCAGCGGCAATATTAGGCAGTGCTGCAATCGCATCCACATCTTCCGGCACCAAGGTTACCGAGTCCCAGCGGAAACGTTGTGTCGGCCCACCCGGCCTCACCAATAACAAATTGCTACCCATTGCGCTAATACTGTCTACCACGGATTTTTTAGCACCATCACCAATGGCCATCAAAGTAATTACCGAGGCAACGCCAATTACAATGCCTAGCAGAGTTAACACGGTGCGAAAAATATTGCTGTGCAGGGAGCGAAATGCCGTTTTAGTTGCCTCAAACAATTCATTGCGCAGGCTGGATTCACCGCGCAACGCATGCTCTTCCAGTGGTGGTTGCGATGGAATTTTTGGTCCGGCATCAGCAATAATTTCGCCATCGCGGATTTCAATCAAGCGCTGGGCATGATGTGCCACTTCCGCATCGTGGGTAATTAAAATAATAGTGTGACCTTGCGCCGATAATTCTTTCAGCAAGCGCATTACTTCTTTGCCGCTGTGACTATCCAACGCGCCGGTTGGCTCATCCGCTAAAATTATCTGGCCACCATTCATCAGTGCACGTGCGATAGATACACGCTGCTGTTGCCCGCCGGACAACTGACCAGGGCGATGATGCAAACGTTCGTGCAACCCGAGTGAACCTAATAATGCAGTTGCCCGTGTGCGGCGCGCAGTAGGCGACAAGCCCGAATAGGTTGCAGGCATTTCCACATTTTCACAGGCGGTTGCACCGGCCAACAAATTGTAACTTTGAAACACAAAACCGAAGGCTTCGCGCCGCAACTGGGCAAGGTCATCAGTACCCAACTCGTTAATATTTTTTCCATCAAAAAAATAATCGCCAGTGGTTGCCCGGTCCAGGCAACCGAGAATATTCATGAGAGTGGATTTGCCCGAACCCGATTGCCCCATGATGGCAACAAATTCACCGGGGTAAATTTCCAGGTCTATGCCGTGCAATACTTGCGTAGCAAGCTCGCCATTGCGAAAAGTTTTGGTGATACCCGTTAATTTAATCAGCGGTTGAATAGCATTAGGCGTTGTCATTAACGTCTACCCATGCCCATACCAGGGCCACCCATGCGCATACCAGCTGCCGCTTTTGGTTGTGAGGGGCGCGAGCTGCCACTGACCACTTGCTCGCCCTCCGCAACACCTTCAATAATTTCTGCCTGCACACGATTGGTAACACCGACTAACACCTTGCGCTCTTCAAGGCTGCCGTCGCTTTTCATAATATTCACCAGCGCCGGGCGCGGAGAATGCACCGCCTTATCGGTATTTTGGCTTCTCTTATCGATGCTTTCTTTTATTTCAGCACGACGTTTTTTCCACTCGGCTTTTTGTTGTTCCGTGGGCTCAGGGCGATTGGCAGTTTGCGCTTGTGGGCGATCGCCCCGCGGCGATATAAAACTCACTGCCGACATAGGTACTAACAACACATCTTTTGCTTGGGATTCAATAAAAAATACCTGCGTACTCATTTGTGTCATCAGCAAACGATTTTCGTTGGGCACATCAAACAGTGCGTTATACAACACCACGTTATTGAGAATTTCCGGCGTCGGTTGAATGCGATCCAACTTGCTATACCAGCGGCGCCCCTGACTGCCGAGTGTGGTGAAATAAACCGGCATAGTTTTACGCAGTTTGCCGATGTCTGCTTCCGACACCTGCGTCTGCACGGTCATGGTTGAGAGATCGGCGATACGCATAATGGTGGGCGCCATTTGATTGGTATTCAATGTCTGCCCTTGGCGCGAGGTAATTGACACCACGGTGCCATCGATAGGTGCGTAAATGGTGGCATAAGTTAAATTAGCGGCTTCTACACGCAAGGTAGATTCCGTTTGTTCAATTTGCGCTTGTAAGGCTTTTAGTTGCGCCTGCGCCGATTTCAAATTGGCTTCTGCCGTTTGCAACGACTCGTTGGTGGTCGCATCTTCTTTGAAAAGATTTTTTTCGCGCTGGTATTTTATATTTGCCAGCGTTAATTGCGCTTCGCGATCCAACAATTGCGCCTGCTGGGTGCGCAGCGAAGCGCGGGTTGCATCCACGCGCGCGGCATAAACCGTTGCATCGATTTCCGCCAATAGATCGCCGGCTTTTACTTCCGAGCCCACATCAACATGCAATTTCTCCAACTGACCGGATACCTGCGCACCAACATCAACATAATCCTGCGGCTGCAAAGTACCTGTAGCAGTGACCAGGTTTTCAATATCCCCGCGCGTTACCGCCTCTGTTGTATAAATGACCGCCTCGTCGTCGCTTGCCCACAGGCTACGCCACAAGCCAAAAACCACTAGCAATATCAGTAAAAGTGCAACGGCAATATTGCGCCAGGAGTTAAATACTTTTTTAATTGAGGTTTTAACAAGGGAAGGTTTAGCCATGGAAAACAGCATCCGTTAAATGAGTAAGCGGCTTTATTGGTATGAAAACAAAAGGAAAAGGCGTGTAAAAATAAAAGAAAATTATAACCTGCACGCGCCGACAGAATAGCCGGCAAAGGGAGGGTTTAACAGTTGTTCCACAATCGTCACGGGTGATCGAACATGTTGTGAACAGTTGTTAATAAACGTCGCGACAGTAGCGCTGTTGATCTGCAAGCTGCTCTACTTGCGCGGCCCCCAGAATAGCCACCAAGGCATCATCTACTGCTTGTGCCATGCCTTGTAAGCTGCCGCACACATAAATAGCTGCGCCCGCTGCAACCCACTCACGGATTGCCTCGGCATGATAGGGCAATAAATCTTGCACGTAACGCGCCTC
Coding sequences within it:
- a CDS encoding efflux transporter outer membrane subunit, translating into MYLFSKKIALASCMILLSACSAAPSEKPVINYANAYSATLNNAAAIQGDSDWWQAFASPTLNELIQLAQQQSPDLLISAERVRQAELQMRIANATLFPSLTATASSGESRTKADGQGSERGESTRASIGVNYEVDLWGGLAANRSAVKAGFDATRYDQDAAALSIKAAIASGWFQWLALQERIVTAQKNIVIAERVQRIVDARFRNGAATAADVAQQKNNLLTQRAALFPLELQARQTQSALAILLGKTPQEFVLIAENLLAVAVPQITPGTPAELIARRPDLAAREADLAAADADIHAARAALLPGISFSVSASKSASELFALNPATQASGWTLSLAQTIFNGGRLVNQRRLSEARRAELVLQYHKAILVALQEVDNALVSTDISARQEVSQQEIVTNAARSLRLSEARYRAGTDDLLSLLEAQRSLFQAQDSLVQQRLSRLNAAVELYKSLGGGWNL
- a CDS encoding MacB family efflux pump subunit; amino-acid sequence: MTTPNAIQPLIKLTGITKTFRNGELATQVLHGIDLEIYPGEFVAIMGQSGSGKSTLMNILGCLDRATTGDYFFDGKNINELGTDDLAQLRREAFGFVFQSYNLLAGATACENVEMPATYSGLSPTARRTRATALLGSLGLHERLHHRPGQLSGGQQQRVSIARALMNGGQIILADEPTGALDSHSGKEVMRLLKELSAQGHTIILITHDAEVAHHAQRLIEIRDGEIIADAGPKIPSQPPLEEHALRGESSLRNELFEATKTAFRSLHSNIFRTVLTLLGIVIGVASVITLMAIGDGAKKSVVDSISAMGSNLLLVRPGGPTQRFRWDSVTLVPEDVDAIAALPNIAAALPELNGQFTLRYGNVDHTTEVNATAAQFPHARKWDVAQGTFFSEEDDRNYATVVVLGKTVATKLFPQQDAIGKFIIINNVLFQVIGVMSERGADPGGQDQDDKVFVPFKTGSLRVIGQRFLRNITISVDDEKNMEAVQTRVHALLMERHGTEDFQIRSMSSLIDMVSETQNTMTVLLGSIAAISLLVGGIGVMNIMLVSVTERTREIGIRMATGARTRHIMQQFLIEALVVSALGGVLGVALGLGVAMLVSYLGTTVAYSLTPIVMAFSCAFLTGLLFGYLPARKAARLDPVTALASE
- a CDS encoding efflux RND transporter periplasmic adaptor subunit, with product MAKPSLVKTSIKKVFNSWRNIAVALLLILLVVFGLWRSLWASDDEAVIYTTEAVTRGDIENLVTATGTLQPQDYVDVGAQVSGQLEKLHVDVGSEVKAGDLLAEIDATVYAARVDATRASLRTQQAQLLDREAQLTLANIKYQREKNLFKEDATTNESLQTAEANLKSAQAQLKALQAQIEQTESTLRVEAANLTYATIYAPIDGTVVSITSRQGQTLNTNQMAPTIMRIADLSTMTVQTQVSEADIGKLRKTMPVYFTTLGSQGRRWYSKLDRIQPTPEILNNVVLYNALFDVPNENRLLMTQMSTQVFFIESQAKDVLLVPMSAVSFISPRGDRPQAQTANRPEPTEQQKAEWKKRRAEIKESIDKRSQNTDKAVHSPRPALVNIMKSDGSLEERKVLVGVTNRVQAEIIEGVAEGEQVVSGSSRPSQPKAAAGMRMGGPGMGMGRR